A genomic region of Lytechinus pictus isolate F3 Inbred chromosome 2, Lp3.0, whole genome shotgun sequence contains the following coding sequences:
- the LOC135153210 gene encoding probable G-protein coupled receptor 21 produces MAMGLFWNSWSVFWFWFNDARTCSIINKFLPYFHRVTALSILGSVCLICWDRYVMITRPLRYPALITLRRVVITLSTSFCFFVIACGFYLPFPGFGFADIFIRNCIKETWTFAAETWKDLFMALFIVIPIFSTLVIMTLTNLALLRVAYRQSRAIAAVKTSTWSDNAAPASSVSRPSYNKSVKTVVLLTFPFYICWLPWIMFLTFQDVFGTADFLDAFGPAASWIRPIIYMITTKEARKIIYRKINKRDDSDVSQISLYT; encoded by the coding sequence ATGGCTATGGGATTGTTCTGGAATAGCTGGTCCGTATTTTGGTTTTGGTTCAACGACGCTCGCACCTGTAGCATCATCAATAAATTCTTGCCGTATTTCCACCGCGTCACTGCACTGTCCATCCTGGGTAGCGTTTGTTTAATCTGCTGGGACCGCTACGTGATGATCACTCGACCGCTTCGCTACCCGGCGCTTATCACACTTCGTCGCGTTGTAATCACTCTCTCCACCTCATTCTGCTTCTTCGTCATCGCGTGTGGCTTTTATCTTCCCTTTCCGGGATTTGGTTTCGCAGACATCTTCATAAGGAACTGCATTAAGGAGACATGGACCTTTGCAGCGGAGACGTGGAAGGACCTTTTCATGGCACTGTTCATAGTGATACCGATATTTAGCACGCTTGTTATAATGACGCTGACAAACCTCGCTCTGCTTCGCGTCGCTTACCGCCAGTCACGCGCCATCGCTGCGGTAAAAACCTCGACGTGGTCGGATAACGCGGCCCCAGCTTCTTCTGTATCTCGCCCATCGTACAATAAAAGCGTGAAAACGGTGGTTCTTTTGACGTTCCCGTTCTATATCTGCTGGTTACCTTGGATCATGTTTCTGACATTCCAAGATGTCTTCGGGACTGCCGATTTCCTTGACGCCTTTGGACCGGCAGCGAGCTGGATTCGACCCATCATCTATATGATCACGACGAAGGAAGCCCGGAAAATAATATACAGGAAGATAAATAAGCGTGATGATTCCGATGTCTCACAGATTTCATTATATACttga